Within Macaca nemestrina isolate mMacNem1 chromosome 12, mMacNem.hap1, whole genome shotgun sequence, the genomic segment ACCCCACTCTGCCCCATTGTTCTCCTTTCCCATATCCTTTGTATCACCTTGCTCAAGGGCCAGAGATCTCAAGTGTCATCCTTGAGGTCCCAGCTCCATCCCCTAGTTGCAGACCCATCACCATGGTTACCATAGCGACTGCTTCATTGCCATGGTTACATACTAATTGCTGCAGCTCTGTGGCCCAGCCCACTGCTTCAGCTATGGGCCATCTGAGGGTACGTGCCATCATCTCTCCAGCCCAGGCCCCTGGGCATCTCATGCTGGGGGAAAGGGACTGAACACCTGTTCCCTGCCCCATGCCTGTGTCTTCAGCCCTTATGCACAGCCTGCCAGCCCCCCAGTCCAGTCCTCTCCCTTCCACTGGTGCCTTGCTTAGAGCCAGAAGGGATGAAGCCGGGGGATCTAGGGAACAGAGGAGGAGCAATGCGGTTGGGAGGGGAAGCTAGAAAGGTTATAGTTGAGTTCTGTACAGGGTCGAGTTTCCGACAGGGAAAGAGGATTCCTCCGATGCTCCTAGAGGGAAAGCCTGAGCAGGAGATGATGCAGCAGAGGGGAAGGGCCCTGTGGTGCCACTGCCCTTCCTTCAGCCTCCGAAGGGCGATGGAAATGGAGAGTGGAGGACCAGGCCTCCAGCTGTCCGGCCTCGCCCTTCACGCCTTAACACAAAGCccacctccccttctctccttcccagcaTTAAGCCCTTGGTTGCGTGGGCCCAGGCTGGGGGTTTTCAGTATTTGTAAGCATTTCAGCAGAACAATAAAGCCTTTGGACTACGGAAGTGAGTGGAAGGCCGGAGGTGTGGGACTTGGCGCTGGGGCACTTGGGGTAGGAGGGATAGGTCTTCCCCCTAGAGCAGGATTTCCACCCTGTTCAAGGTTCCAGGAGGGAGCTAGGCCCTAACCCATGACCTCCAGGTCATGAACCTGCCCCCCACTTCACTCTGAGGACAGGCTGGGAGGTAGGAGGGCATGAAGAGGCAGGGGAAGATGGGAACTGGTGCAGAGGTTTAATGGGACAGGAGCTGGGGCCAGGTGAAGAGGGGAGGGCTGTCACCGTGACAGGAGGCTGAACAGGAGGCTGGGCAGAAGGGTGGCTGCCAGGCAGTGGGGCTCCAGGAAAGCCAGCTGGGACCCTGAGGTCAGCCGGTCACCATAGCGGTCCAGCAGCATCAGGACCACGCCATTCGTCCAGCCAAAGCCCTCCTGGGAGAGGCAGGGCAGTGGGGCCCGGTTTCTGGGGAAGCCCCAGACCCTTGGTGGGGGCTGTGGGCTCTCTCCCCAGGGGCACTGGCCCTGCCTAACCCCAGCAGTACAGGAAGCACCAGTAAGCTCGTCCCCTGGGCCGACATGCAGGTGAGCACActgaggcctggggtgggggtcgtgggcagcagagcccaggagttccctGTAGGGCATTGGCCAGCCCACCCCTGGCCTGCTCACCTGAACTTCATACTCTCCTCCCCCACCAGGCTGTCCACCGTTGCTGATGTCATACTGGGGACAAGCGGGTAGGGTGTAGGTCAGGCACTGCCCCCAGCTCCAGGAACAACAAACAACCCTGGAGCCCTTGGGGAGAAGCTGCTCTGCCTGCCCAGCAGCCCCTGCAGTGCCCAGGAGCGGCCACTGGGTGCCGCCACCATCCCAGCTGTGCTGGCCCTGGGCCCTGCTGCCAAGCCTGACCCACCTCAACACTGGGACGCCCTGGGGGTGGCGGGAGGGCTCAGGCCAGCTCACCTTCTCATACATGGCTGACTTTTGCGAGTAGACATCAAAGTTGGTTCGGATCCAATTCTGAGCCAGCTGGAAAGCCACTTCCTGGGCCCGAGGTAAAGGTGCCTTGGCCAGGCCTAGACCCCATCGGAGGCAGGACTCAACCTCCAGGTTTCCCATCCCAGACAGAGCAGAGGCTGCACCCTACTCTCCCCAAGGAGGGAAAGAGGCCTGGGTCCTAAGACTTCCTTTCTGAGACCACGGGCCAAACTGCCCTTAATCGAGGGCGATGGTTTGAAGGGCAAACAGGACTGATTGCACTGGACAGGTCGGGTGGACATAAATGTTTGCCGAGTGGAGGCCAGGAGAGCAGAGGAGTGAGAGAAAGGACACAGGGCCTGCATCTTTTGTTAACACCTCCCCAGCACCAGGGAGGCCCACCTCTACACCCTGGGGAGGGCCCTTGGCTGTGCCAGCCCTGCCTCCTTACCTCTGATGACCAGGTCCTGCAGGGGGGCCCAGGCATTGGGGAAATCCCACTGCTGGCCTGTCTTCTGGAGAGAGGTCGGGATTCCATACTGGTAAGTCAGGATCCGGCTGTCCTAGAAGGTCCCAGACATTCCCATGACTGTGAGTGGGGCTGGACTGGGAGCCAGGACAGATACTGGGCCCCACAGGAAGCCAGATGTCCCCTTCTTGACTCTTTTCTTCTTGGCTCACAGCTGCCCCCCGGTAGCTCCGCAGGACCCGCAGGCTGGGACAAGAGGCACAGCCGGAGGAAGCGGCCTCCCCTGCAGGTCCTGCTCAGGGTCGGGAGGGGGCGGTGCTGCCTTCAGTGGACCCGAGCCACCTGCTGTGTCCTCACCTCCAGGTATTTCAGAGCCTTGTCCGCCACGCCAGGGTCAGAGAAACACCCAGCCCAGAGTGGAGTGAGGTTGGATGGGTAAAACTCTTGGTTCTTCTTCTTGTTCTCAAGGTCGTAGTCGAACCAGGCACCGGTCTCCTCATCCCACAGGACTGCATTCAGGGCGGCCAAGCGCTGCGCCCGCAGGGTTCTGTACTTTGTGGCCTGGGAGTCGTTGCCTGGGGTAGTGCTGCCTTTAGACCCAGTAGCCAGCGCCCTGCCTGCGGGCCCCAAGCCCTTCGTGGCTCTACTTTGGCCTCCACCCTTTGTGTTTCTCTGCAAGGGCTAAGACACCCTGATGACCAAGGGGATGTGCCGACCTGGAACCGACCACACTTCTGGTCTCTAGGTCCTGGAATTTCCTGAGCATATGGCCCCACACTGCTCCCAGGGAACCACTGGAGCTGATCTGTCCCAGGGTCTATCCTCCCAAGGGTATTGGCTGAGTGGATTCCCCTAGCTCTCAGGGGGTCAAGAACAGCTGTCTGAGGAGAGGGAGTGGATGGATTTTGGATGTGTGGACTAGGGTTCCCCTCACAGACCCTAGAGACCCTCAcagtaagaaagggaggaagaggggatTAGGGTGGGCTCCGTTTGTCCTCTTGTCTGGTACACAAATGTGAGTGCAGGCGTCCACTAGGGCGGGGCTCAACAGGCCCGGTTGCTGAAGGCCTGTCACCCCAGGGTCCTACTTCCAGTTCTATTGccaagtctgaggcaggaaaccAGACTCCCTGCTTACCCTTCCCTCCTGGGGTGCTCACCCAGCCTGGAATAGAATTTGCTCATCAGCTCCTCTGCTTGGCATAGGAAGGCATTCAGGTCAACAGGCACCAGTTTGCTGGTTCGGATGCCACTAAGCGAGTTGGAGTTTGGGCCTCCGATGAGCCAGCGTGAAGAGAAGTCCCAGCCAGACTCGGCCCCAGCCTTGAGCTCAGCCCACAGAGCCTCCCGGTctcctgtgaggacacagcagggaACCCAGCCAGTCCCGCCTGCAGGAGAGGCAGCCAATGACAGGAGACCAGAGCCTGACACAGAGGTGCTCAGCcgccctgcccccagccctccctcACCCTGCTGCTGCTCACCTTCCGGCAAGGTGTCAGCCAACTCTGCGTCTTTGCTGTAGGACTCAGGCCTGGCAAAGAGGAGAGGTGGGCAGCCCGGCACTAGTAGCTACTAAGCCCCTCTGTGGTCAAGAGGAGGCTGAGCCATCTTGATCCAACTGCCCTTGGGCCCCCACAGCCCAGGATTGCAGAGGGCTCTCGGTGTCACCATCTGAGAGGTCAGGCTAAGTCACTCCTCCTCCTGCCCGGGGCATTGTGATGCTCTAACCAGAGTGAGCAGGTAAGAAATTGAGGGGTGGGCTGTGCAGTTCCTCACCTGGGTCCCCCGTAAGGGACATAATAGCGATTCAGGAGGTAGTTCTTTCCCTCTAAGCTCACAGAGACAGTCCTGTTCTTGGTCCAAAAGTCCAATTCCAAGGCTAGCGTCTCAATGTTCTCCCTGGAGTGAAGCAGACAACACCTCAGCCCAGGCGCGCTGCCCATCCCCAGCCCTGAGAGGTCTGAGGTGGGGGGTGGGTCTGCAGAGCAGCACAAGAAGGGTGGTACCCACTGTAGGAAGGTGGTGTCGTTGGTGTGAGTCAGGTAGCAATCCATCATGAGGGTCAAGAGTGGGGGCTGGCTCCGCTGCAGGTAGTACACGCGCCCGCCATTGGGGACATGCCCATAGCTGCCAAGAGGAAGGCCTGCTGAGATGCCTTCTCCCCAGCAACTGGCACCAAGGCAATCCAGCTCCAGGCCTATGGCACACCTGCCAATCCTCCCCACCTAGGCTGGAAGTGCCTGGCCCCCTCTCACGTTTTCACCAGGTCCAAGAAGTTCTGCAGCATGCCCTTCACCGTCTCAGCCATCTCCGAGAGGAGCAGACCCTCCATGACCCAGTAGGAGTCCCTGGGGAAGGGGCAGCTTAGGCACCACCCTACTGTCTCCCTCTGCCCTGCACACCAGCCAGTGGGGCACTCTGCCCTGCTCAAGACACCTTGCTGGCCCTGGGTTTCTGCACCACTGCCAGTCCTGCGGGCCCCCTGGTCTCTCAGGCCTGGGCGCTCACCAGTAGTAGAACTCCACAAAGCGACCGCCAGGCACAATGAAGGGGTGTTCTGAGTAGATGAGAGAGAACCGTTCAGGGTGGCTGAGAACCTCTGGCTTCATCTGGAATCAGGAGAGAGGGCAAGGGGAGCCTAGAATCCCCATGGAAGCAGAGGCCGCAGGCAGCTGGGGAATCTGAGGCCCTGGGAGTCACAGGCTTTGGAGCCAGGCAGTTGGGTTCAGCTCTGGCTCCACTGCTGCTCAGCCATGTGATAAAGGCCTGGCCGCTGGGAGCCCTGGGGTCCTCATCTGTCACCTTCTGGCCTTGGGAGTCCTGGCTCAACTTGGTGCCAGGTAGAAGACCCGACCACTCAGCCAGGCACCGGGCAGGTATCCACCAAGCAGCGGCCATTACAAAGACCCAGGGTGGGCTGGGTGGGTAAGGGTTGTGCCAGCCCCCCATTTCCCCTCTACTCCCCATCCTTGCTGCCACGACCCAACCAGGCTCAGAAGATTGGCCCATCACCCCCATTCTCTGAGCCAGGTAGGGGTAAAACCCCAAACCCTTTCCCCAGGTGAGGGGATATAGATGAGCAAAGTAGCTCAGGACAGGGCtgagcacagggcctggccccaAGCAGCAGTAGCACTGACTCTTCCTGAGACGGAGGCCTCCTGAGAAGGAGCTCAGGGAAGGAGACAGCCCAGCAGGCAGTGAACATCTACCCAGTACTGGGCAGCCTAGAGGTGGCAGGGCAGGCTGGGGTTtcctggggaggctggggagccttcctggaggaggcgaGGCATTAGAAGTAGATGCTGCGCTTCTGATCTCAAAAGTTCTTTCTAGAGGGCTTCTATTTGGGGACCCAGGGGTCAGGAACTGGTTTCTCAGAAAAAGAAGCCCGATCTGTGCTCCGGAGACACTGTGGGCCCCAGGCACATTCCTCTCTCCAGTTCCCTTGGCCAGGCCTTGGGCAGGCCCAGGACGCTGATACCTTCTTCCCCAGCTTCTTCCAGAGCTGGTGCAGCTGCCCTGCCCAGACACGTAGTTTGGCATCTGAAATCTTCTGCAGGAACTGGGGGCTGGAAGAACACAGGCCCCCCAGGGTTCAGGGAGGCAGCTCGGTTGGAAGGGACCCTCTCTTGTTCCCCGTCCAGAGTCATACCTGTCTTTCCAGTCTGCAGGGGTCCAGGGCTGCAGCTCCTGCCCCTTGGCCTGGAAGTGTTCCTGGACAAACGCCTGCAGCTGCTCCCTGGGGATGCTGTGATTGTGGTCCCTGGACAGCTCAGTGAAGGTCTGCAGGACTTGTTCTGGAGAGCAGGCAGCAGGGAGGGGTCAGCAGGGTGTCACAAGCCACTCCCTGATCACAGGGGCCTCTCTGCTTGTTCTTGCCCCCTGCCTTCTTTGGAGAGAAGGTTCTTTGGAGAGGAGGTTCAGCCCTAGGTGCTTCACCTGGAGCTATAGACAGTGGCATGTCCACAAACTGCTTGTCATCCTGGTAGAACTTGGCCATTTGAACTTGGTGTAAGAGCTCCCCGTGGCAGTAAATCTCGCTGCAGAGACAGGGATAGGAGCAGGTCAGGTCACCACCAGCACCCCATTGGGACAGAAGAGAAGGCTAGAGTCTGTGGCAGACTGGTCAAGGCATGTTCCCTGGGACTGGACaagggctctgtgtgtgtgtgtgtgttaggagtTTGTGGGTTGGAGTGACATACAGGGCTGAAGGAACAAATAGGGTCTTTGGGCAATAAAGTGCCTGTCTGACTGCCTGAGCCCACACTAGTGGCTAATTTGAGATGATGTAGAATAGCTGGTAGACAAAGGGAGGTTAGCACTTTAATCATACTGGTGTGGCCAATTCTCTGTACAATGGCCCTGTGTAGACTCAATCGGAAGGGCTTATGGCAGAAACCTGGGAGGTGCACTCAGTGGTGATCGCTGAGATTGGGCCAGAACATTTCCAGGCGCAGTGTATGTGTAGGTCATTTGAGAGATAATTACTAGCTGGCTCTTGAGTGTTTCCAGAAACTGCTTCCATGACGCCATGACACAAAATAATCCTGAAACCTGAAATAGCCATAATGTCTTGGGTGATGTCAGAGGAACACTCCGTAATGAAGGCAGTGCCCAGAAGAGTTTCTGAATAAAATG encodes:
- the LOC105476494 gene encoding trehalase isoform X4 — its product is MPGRTWKLCLLLLLGLGLGSQEALPPPCESEIYCHGELLHQVQMAKFYQDDKQFVDMPLSIAPEQVLQTFTELSRDHNHSIPREQLQAFVQEHFQAKGQELQPWTPADWKDSPQFLQKISDAKLRVWAGQLHQLWKKLGKKMKPEVLSHPERFSLIYSEHPFIVPGGRFVEFYYWDSYWVMEGLLLSEMAETVKGMLQNFLDLVKTYGHVPNGGRVYYLQRSQPPLLTLMMDCYLTHTNDTTFLQENIETLALELDFWTKNRTVSVSLEGKNYLLNRYYVPYGGPRPESYSKDAELADTLPEGDREALWAELKAGAESGWDFSSRWLIGGPNSNSLSGIRTSKLVPVDLNAFLCQAEELMSKFYSRLGNDSQATKYRTLRAQRLAALNAVLWDEETGAWFDYDLENKKKNQEFYPSNLTPLWAGCFSDPGVADKALKYLEDSRILTYQYGIPTSLQKTGQQWDFPNAWAPLQDLVIRGLAKAPLPRAQEVAFQLAQNWIRTNFDVYSQKSAMYEKYDISNGGQPGGGGEYEVQEGFGWTNGVVLMLLDRYGDRLTSGSQLAFLEPHCLAATLLPSLLFSLLSR
- the LOC105476494 gene encoding trehalase isoform X2; translated protein: MPGRTWKLCLLLLLGLGLGSQEALPPPCESEIYCHGELLHQVQMAKFYQDDKQFVDMPLSIAPEQVLQTFTELSRDHNHSIPREQLQAFVQEHFQAKGQELQPWTPADWKDSPQFLQKISDAKLRVWAGQLHQLWKKLGKKMKPEVLSHPERFSLIYSEHPFIVPGGRFVEFYYWDSYWVMEGLLLSEMAETVKGMLQNFLDLVKTYGHVPNGGRVYYLQRSQPPLLTLMMDCYLTHTNDTTFLQENIETLALELDFWTKNRTVSVSLEGKNYLLNRYYVPYGGPRPESYSKDAELADTLPEGDREALWAELKAGAESGWDFSSRWLIGGPNSNSLSGIRTSKLVPVDLNAFLCQAEELMSKFYSRLGNDSQATKYRTLRAQRLAALNAVLWDEETGAWFDYDLENKKKNQEFYPSNLTPLWAGCFSDPGVADKALKYLEDSRILTYQYGIPTSLQKTGQQWDFPNAWAPLQDLVIRGLAKAPLPRAQEVAFQLAQNWIRTNFDVYSQKSAMYEKYDISNGGQPGGGGEYEVQVSRPGVGWPMPYRELLGSAAHDPHPRPQCAHLHVGPGDELTGASCTAGVRQGQCPWGESPQPPPRVWGFPRNRAPLPCLSQEGFGWTNGVVLMLLDRYGDRLTSGSQLAFLEPHCLAATLLPSLLFSLLSR
- the LOC105476494 gene encoding trehalase isoform X5 gives rise to the protein MPGRTWKLCLLLLLGLGLGSQEALPPPCESEIYCHGELLHQVQMAKFYQDDKQFVDMPLSIAPEQVLQTFTELSRDHNHSIPREQLQAFVQEHFQAKGQELQPWTPADWKDSPQFLQKISDAKLRVWAGQLHQLWKKLGKKMKPEVLSHPERFSLIYSEHPFIVPGGRFVEFYYWDSYWVMEGLLLSEMAETVKGMLQNFLDLVKTYGHVPNGGRVYYLQRSQPPLLTLMMDCYLTHTNDTTFLQENIETLALELDFWTKNRTVSVSLEGKNYLLNRYYVPYGGPRPESYSKDAELADTLPEGGTGWVPCCVLTGDREALWAELKAGAESGWDFSSRWLIGGPNSNSLSGIRTSKLVPVDLNAFLCQAEELMSKFYSRLGNDSQATKYRTLRAQRLAALNAVLWDEETGAWFDYDLENKKKNQEFYPSNLTPLWAGCFSDPGVADKALKYLEDSRILTYQYGIPTSLQKTGQQWDFPNAWAPLQDLVIRGLAKAPLPRAQEVAFQLAQNWIRTNFDVYSQKSAMYEKYDISNGGQPGGGGEYEVQKPGPTALPLPGGLWLDEWRGPDAAGPLW
- the LOC105476494 gene encoding trehalase isoform X3 is translated as MPGRTWKLCLLLLLGLGLGSQEALPPPCESEIYCHGELLHQVQMAKFYQDDKQFVDMPLSIAPEQVLQTFTELSRDHNHSIPREQLQAFVQEHFQAKGQELQPWTPADWKDSPQFLQKISDAKLRVWAGQLHQLWKKLGKKMKPEVLSHPERFSLIYSEHPFIVPGGRFVEFYYWDSYWVMEGLLLSEMAETVKGMLQNFLDLVKTYGHVPNGGRVYYLQRSQPPLLTLMMDCYLTHTNDTTFLQENIETLALELDFWTKNRTVSVSLEGKNYLLNRYYVPYGGPRPESYSKDAELADTLPEGGTGWVPCCVLTGDREALWAELKAGAESGWDFSSRWLIGGPNSNSLSGIRTSKLVPVDLNAFLCQAEELMSKFYSRLGNDSQATKYRTLRAQRLAALNAVLWDEETGAWFDYDLENKKKNQEFYPSNLTPLWAGCFSDPGVADKALKYLEDSRILTYQYGIPTSLQKTGQQWDFPNAWAPLQDLVIRGLAKAPLPRAQEVAFQLAQNWIRTNFDVYSQKSAMYEKYDISNGGQPGGGGEYEVQEGFGWTNGVVLMLLDRYGDRLTSGSQLAFLEPHCLAATLLPSLLFSLLSR
- the LOC105476494 gene encoding trehalase isoform X1, whose translation is MPGRTWKLCLLLLLGLGLGSQEALPPPCESEIYCHGELLHQVQMAKFYQDDKQFVDMPLSIAPEQVLQTFTELSRDHNHSIPREQLQAFVQEHFQAKGQELQPWTPADWKDSPQFLQKISDAKLRVWAGQLHQLWKKLGKKMKPEVLSHPERFSLIYSEHPFIVPGGRFVEFYYWDSYWVMEGLLLSEMAETVKGMLQNFLDLVKTYGHVPNGGRVYYLQRSQPPLLTLMMDCYLTHTNDTTFLQENIETLALELDFWTKNRTVSVSLEGKNYLLNRYYVPYGGPRPESYSKDAELADTLPEGGTGWVPCCVLTGDREALWAELKAGAESGWDFSSRWLIGGPNSNSLSGIRTSKLVPVDLNAFLCQAEELMSKFYSRLGNDSQATKYRTLRAQRLAALNAVLWDEETGAWFDYDLENKKKNQEFYPSNLTPLWAGCFSDPGVADKALKYLEDSRILTYQYGIPTSLQKTGQQWDFPNAWAPLQDLVIRGLAKAPLPRAQEVAFQLAQNWIRTNFDVYSQKSAMYEKYDISNGGQPGGGGEYEVQVSRPGVGWPMPYRELLGSAAHDPHPRPQCAHLHVGPGDELTGASCTAGVRQGQCPWGESPQPPPRVWGFPRNRAPLPCLSQEGFGWTNGVVLMLLDRYGDRLTSGSQLAFLEPHCLAATLLPSLLFSLLSR